One genomic window of Salvia miltiorrhiza cultivar Shanhuang (shh) chromosome 4, IMPLAD_Smil_shh, whole genome shotgun sequence includes the following:
- the LOC131019378 gene encoding separase isoform X1: MESDTSILSKLQSPSPTGIHALFTSHLHPFTPFFAATVKKPLKSSKSKPPVDLPAIRPLAKQFLSFIHNSLSLIPKRLSESPKMPRTSALELFDSYRLCLDCLQVIAPELSGKPHSVQVQRIRYVHCLEHWDLFKEAEAEGLVVLERLNANAGGGLKGRSGKLKARLVPELSGEGADRELAAIVLEVVVTLVKCASKRKSKVEADYWRVISLVNESEPCFKILDAKDYAKFHHFLETNLHIIAVFLVAEIKSFSVDLIREFSAVTVKEYKKSCAQDQIYKVALKICSSLFSQRDELSADIILDVLKHVLDFMAAECKDGAEKTALGFLELVCYCANKCQSATVVLCDPVALYLYRLAESFSQDFIFISSILNLYASGLLGSSSNQLKEEDTEKGGTSLQVLLNNTRLQQVALSINWLNEQFDSAGKEKSSYEQGISHLPYWEALKFFCLKLAEFIYFNRKEIFSEAETASCWKNLSGIHDAFRQYCHIFLDLLSATEREKVTSGDNHKVISVVVVAALMLSFEINQNIKESTLSVKHVISAQWIPIKRLKYLYVSLNNIAVILKSKKRLKEAFKALKMCCKALWNYVVDLCKVETTKSHVAQDDMSEKSIADFVMEASDKVAFLMQLNQEGDFKVNGIIRESIICWSNSENLIATLPTPASLIKEWVKIQYKMSDDTEHEVMLYSLLSSSKEISKRALGKILEEELCAYDEKSYLNPRYSLRMKMKVINVLLEEIYVTKDSIVKKCRVLIQKAKSLRALGLERLDECIQCLSDAVSTLKLIYGSRRSCSSQTHHLLVHAYLLRALYTQEAAPQSMVLLPGSGFLDDIRDALNLCLHPDHCHDDEQYEDMLYLWYRLIDFLSIKGYLEIHPRLYDVVIKLFNKKNIHFAKTLAELWKNKRLSHALCASPVNHMFIGTFSKHESQLCNSSIFWSKCMEELQPLVVGFHHINNEIKQAASDLISSVQMTSCTSFLSSNLYYDLSARLISSGQMIEALAYAKEAHRLRSKLLQQKFEYSVEKVAETFEVKGELIEKSYYGVQTFKVNDFVVTKGSCDYEGCVLTPWNVLSCYLESILQVGFVQEILGNVSEAEMLLQWGRNVAQFQNLPLFEISFSCLLGKLYRKQKLWSLSEKELSSAKKGLADNLDNISCKKCLWMWEISINQQLGDLFLSGSCCNEEPPSPKTLSSAKGLYKLVLDKLNLSDWGTLYSTSEESLANDKSESKVEPRRSRRTKKEMKPASQKQDYVCGHNRRVTRSVHRSVVETHEIEPGDKETGPSSSLATEHLRSFDSKNFSADLQSEIRSLCNKMKCWQCLHGAGECSNLSIFICMNWELVHRKLSLRLLISIGKFSGTFGHVHEAHETLLQSLSIFVSRNSYCSKHSSDSLLFLIESVGKYYPGDALAVERATLLYFICWFIVKNNCYQATSIPSSNRNFCCELSSIGTVRVLSLLKVSFILCRDVPLLLQKVSRLLTAIYVLSTSLEQFSLSSNEQGSESQWASFFHQASLGTQLNQQFLSGIMQKKQSQSATDSEDSSLPDSVLDIHGLPHSLRPAPESCKDLEEFVLDFFQGLPSTPIICISLVSGADASLLKELLHCSPKVQAWILLSHLSSDNQHVVLLPVHEILKEEASDEDASSSSVIFNCKDFVKQWQCPWVSSVIDDIAPVFRHVLEGNYYSSSEYFLEYIKENTSLWWTQRNKLNECLCKFLQDMEDLWLGTWKYLLLGIWPSFNSLDSIQKSLSQDEMDLLQLVVTKKCYVGLRSEATSGSSSQFENMMELLFSRMLEMSDNVDQVECINGKPIILVLDIEVQMLPWECLPILRNQEVYRMPSIGSIFATLDRHCENQNRLETSVPVFPLIDPLDSYYLLNPDGDLSRTQVEFENWFKNQDIIEGRIGTVPTVEELSLALKGHDLFIYFGHGSGTQYIPGHEIQKLDGCAATLLLGCSSGSLYLKGSYMPQGAPLSYILAGSPVIVANLWEVTDKDIDRFGKAMLNAWLRERSAASSECAQCMPTKCIHRPRIASFMAQARDACTLGFLIGASPVCYGVPTGIIKRKAL; the protein is encoded by the exons ATGGAATCGGACACATCTATCCTCTCCAAACTCCAATCTCCATCGCCAACCGGCATCCACGCCCTCTTCACATCCCATCTCCACCCTTTCACTCCTTTCTTCGCCGCCACCGTCAAAAAGCCGCTCAAATCTTCCAAATCTAAACCCCCAGTTGATCTCCCTGCTATCCGCCCCCTCGCCAAACAGTTCTTATCGTTCATACAcaactccctctctctcatcccCAAGCGTCTCTCCGAGTCTCCTAAAATGCCCCGAACTTCCGCCCTGGAATTGTTCGACAGCTATCGCCTCTGCCTCGACTGCCTCCAAGTCATCGCGCCGGAGCTCTCCGGAAAACCGCATTCGGTTCAAGTTCAGAGGATTCGGTATGTTCATTGCTTGGAGCATTGGGATTTGTTCAAAGAAGCGGAGGCCGAGGGTTTGGTGGTACTGGAGAGGTTAAATGCGAATGCAGGAGGTGGATTGAAAGGTAGGTCGGGGAAATTGAAGGCGCGTTTGGTTCCTGAATTGAGTGGGGAGGGCGCTGATCGAGAACTTGCCGCTATAGTTTTGGAGGTCGTTGTGACCTTAGTAAAATGTGCCTCTAAGAGGAAGAGCAAAGTGGAAGCTGATTACTGGAGAGTAATTTCCTTGGTGAATGAATCCGAGCCGTGTTTCAA GATATTGGATGCAAAGGACTACGCGAAATTCCACCATTTCTTGGAGACAAATCTTCATATAATTGCTGTATTTTTAGTAGCAGAAATAAAATCATTCAGTGTGGATTTGATACGTGAGTTCTCCGCAGTCACCGTGAAAGAGTACAAGAAATCATGTGCTCAAGATCAAATATACAAG GTTGCACTTAAGATTTgttcttctctattctctcagAGAGACGAGCTGTCCGCTGACATCATACTTGATGTGTTAAAACATGTCCTAGATTTTATGGCTGCTGAATGCAAG GATGGAGCCGAAAAAACAGCTTTGGGTTTTCTGGAACTTGTGTGTTATTGTGCAAATAAATGCCAAAGTGCAACTGTTGTTTTATGTGATCCAGTTGCTCTATATCTGTATAGATTAGCAGAATCTTTTAGTCAG GATTTCATCTTCATCAGTTCTATTCTCAATCTGTACGCAAGTGGATTATTAGGAAGCTCATCAAATCAGTTGAAAGAGGAAGACACTGAAAAAGGTGGAACTTCTCTTCAGGTGTTGCTCAATAACACGAGGCTTCAACAAGTGGCTCTTTCTATCAATTGGTTGAACGAGCAGTTTGATAGTGCTGGCAAAGAGAAGAGTTCCTATGAACAAGGAATTTCACATTTACCATACTGGGAAGCACTCAAATTTTTTTGTTTGAAATTAGCagagtttatttattttaataggaAGGAAATATTCTCTGAGGCAGAGACTGCTTCCTGTTGGAAAAATTTAAGTGGGATCCATGACGCATTTCGTCAATATTGCCATATCTTCCTTGATCTTCTCAG TGCTactgagagagagaaagtgacatCTGGGGACAATCACAAAGTGATATCTGTTGTAGTTGTGGCTGCTCTTATGCTCTCATTTGAAATAAACCAAAACATAAAG GAGAGTACTCTATCAGTAAAGCATGTTATTTCTGCGCAGTGGATCCCAATTAAGAGGCTTAAGTATCTATATGTTTCTCTTAATAACATAGCAGTGATATTGAAGAGTAAAAAGCGCCTGAAAGAG GCTTTTAAAGCTTTAAAAATGTGCTGTAAAGCTTTATGGAATTATGTTGTAGATCTTTGTAAAGTAGAGACGACCAAATCACATGTGGCTCAAGATGACATGTCAGAAAAGTCTATTGCAGATTTTGTCATGGAGGCATCTGATAAAGTTGCTTTTCTTATGCAACTTAATCAAGAAGGTGATTTCAAGGTGAATGGGATCATTAGAGAAAGTATTATATGCTGGTCAAATTCAGAGAATTTGATTGCAACACTACCAACTCCTGCGTCTTTGATAAAGGAATGGGTAAAG ATACAATATAAAATGTCGGATGACACAGAGCATGAAGTAATGCTGTATTCATTGCTTTCATCTTCTAAAGAAATATCTAAAAGGGCACTTGGAAAAATATTGGAAGAG GAGCTTTGTGCATACGATGAAAAGAGCTACTTGAATCCAAGATACAGTCTCAGAATGAAAATGAAAGTAATCAATGTCCTATTGGAAGAAATTTATGTCACAAAGGACAGTATTGTGAAGAAATGCAGAGTTCTTATACAAAAGGCAAAGTCACTAAGAGCTCTAGGATTAGAGCGACTGGATGAGTGCATTCAGTGTCTGTCAGATGCAGTTTCAACATTG AAGTTGATATATGGCTCAAGAAGAAGCTGCAGTTCTCAGACTCATCATCTCCTCGTACATGCTTACCTTTTACGTGCACTTTATACCCAGGAGGCAGCACCGCAATCAATGGTTTTATTACCTGGAAG TGGTTTTCTTGATGACATTCGTGATGCATTGAATCTCTGCTTGCACCCAGATCATTGCCATGATGATGAACAATATGAAGACATGCTATACTTATGGTATCGACTCATTGATTTCCTATCGATAAAG GGTTATTTGGAAATTCATCCCAGGTTGTATGATGTCGTGATCAAGTTGTTTAACAAGAAGAACATTCACTTTGCAAAAACACTGGCTGAACTCTGGAAAAACAAGAGGCTTAGTCATGCTCTCTGTGCTTCACCTGTAAATCATATGTTTATTGGGACATTCTCTAAGCATGAGAGTCAACTTTGTAACTCTTCCATATTTTGGAGCAAGTGTATGGAGGAGCTGCAGCCTCTTGTTGTTGGTTTCCATCACATCAATAATGAGATTAAACAAGCAGCTTCTGATCTCATTTCCAGT GTTCAAATGACCAGTTGTACAAGCTTTCTTTCATCAAATCTATACTACGACTTGTCTGCAAGACTGATATCAAGTGGACAAATGATTGAG GCTCTTGCATATGCAAAAGAGGCCCATCGCTTACGTAGTAAACTCTTACAACAAAAATTTGAATACTCAGTGGAGAAAGTGGCGGAGACATTTGAGGTGAAAGGGGAGCTCATTGAAAAGAGTTACTATGGTGTGCAGACCTTCAAAGTTAATGATTTTGTGGTGACAAAAGGTTCTTGTGATTATGAGGGCTGCGTCCTTACTCCTTGGAATGTGCTTAGTTGTTATCTCGAAAGCATACTACAG GTTGGATTTGTTCAAGAGATTCTTGGAAACGTATCTGAGGCTGAAATGCTTTTACAGTGGGGTAGAAATGTGGCCCAGTTTCAGAATTTGCCACTTTttgaaatttctttttcttgtctATTGG GAAAGCTATACCGCAAACAAAAGCTTTGGAGCCTATCTGAAAAAGAATTGTCCAGTGCTAAGAAAGGACTAGCAGACAATCTTGATAACATCTCCTGCAAAAAATGTTTATGGATGTGGGAAATATCCATTAATCAACAACTTGGGGATTTATTCTTGAGCGGTTCTTGCTGTAATGAAGAGCCTCCTTCTCCAAAGACGTTGTCTAGTGCCAAAGGATTGTACAAATTAGTACTAGACAAGCTAAATCTTTCTGACTGGGGGACTTTGTACTCTACTTCTGAAGAATCTCTTGCAAATGATAAATCTGAAAGTAAAGTTGAACCAAGAAGATCTAGAAggacaaaaaaagaaatgaaacctGCTTCTCAGAAACAGGACTATGTATGTGGTCATAATCGTAGGGTTACTCGGTCTGTCCATCGCTCTGTAGTAGAAACCCATGAGATTGAACCAGGTGACAAAGAAACCGGTCCCTCTTCTAGTTTAGCCACTGAGCATCTGAGGAGTTTTGATTCAAAAAACTTTTCTGCTGATCTTCAAAGTGAAATCAGATCTCTTTGCAACAAAATGAAATGTTGGCAGTGTCTTCATGGAGCTGGTGAATGCAGCAATTTAAGCATATTCATATGCATGAACTGGGAGCTTGTTCACAGAAAGCTTTCTTTAAGATTACTTATAAGCATAG GAAAATTTTCTGGCACTTTTGGCCATGTTCATGAAGCACATGAAACTCTGTTACAAAGTTTATCAATTTTCGTCAGTAGAAATTCATATTGTTCGAAGCATTCTTCAGATTCCCTTCTTTTCCTAATTGAGTCGGTTGGGAAGTATTATCCTGGAGATGCATTGGCTGTTGAACGTGCAACACTCCTTTACTTTATTTGCTGGTTCATTGTAAAAAATAATTGTTACCAGGCTACCAG CATTCCCTCATCAAACAGAAACTTCTGCTGTGAGCTTTCTAGCATTGGGACAGTAAGGGTGCTTTCCTTGCTGAAGGTGTCCTTTATACTATGTCGTGATGTTCCTTTACTTCTCCAAAAA GTCTCCAGGTTGCTTACAGCCATATATGTGCTTTCGACATCATTGGAGCAATTTTCTTTATCTTCAAATGAGCAAGGTTCTGAAAGTCAGTGGGCTTCTTTCTTCCATCAAGCTTCACTTGGCACTCAACTTAACCAGCAATTCTTATCTGGGATAATGCAAAAGAAACAAAGTCAAAGTGCTACAGATTCTGAG GATTCCTCTCTTCCAGACTCTGTTTTAGACATTCACGGTTTACCTCACTCCCTCAG GCCTGCACCTGAGTCTTGCAAGGACCTGGAAGAATTTGTGTTAGATTTTTTTCAGGGCCTGCCATCAACTCCGATCATCTGCATTAGCTTGGTGTCAGGTGCTGATGCTAGTTTGCTTAAAGAACTCCTGCATTGTTCTCCAAAAGTTCAAGCATGGATTCTGTTATCCCATTTGAGTTCGGATAACCAACATGTTGTACTTCTTCCTGTGCATGAAATTTTGAAAG aAGAAGCTTCAGATGAAGATGCCAGTTCCAGCTCAGTTATCTTCAACTGCAAAGATTTTGTGAAGCAATGGCAGTGTCCTTGGGTCTCCTCTGTGATCGATGACATAGCCCCAGTATTTAGACATGTACTGGAAGGAAATTACTATTCATCCTCAGAGTATTTCCTAGAATATATTAAAGAAAACACATCTCTGTGGTGGACGCAGAGGAACAAACTTAATGAATGCCTCTGCAAATTTTTGCA AGATATGGAGGACTTGTGGCTTGGTACTTGGAAATATTTGCTTTTGGGGATTTGGCCAAGCTTCAACTCTCTGGACTCTATACAGAAAAGCCTTTCCCAAGATGAGATGGATCTTTTGCAGCTTGTTGTAACAAAAAAATGCTATGTTGGCCTCAGGTCAGAGGCAACTTCTGGATCATCTAGTCAATTTGAAAATATGATGGAGTTATTGTTCAGTAGAATGCTTGAAATGTCCGATAACGTAGACCAGGTTGAATGCATCAATGGAAAGCCAATCATCTTGGTTTTGGATATTGAGGTGCAG ATGCTTCCATGGGAGTGTCTACCAATATTGAGAAATCAGGAGGTTTACCGAATGCCTTCCATTGGTAGCATTTTTGCAACACTTGACAGGCACTGCGAAAACCAAAATCGATTAGAGACAAGCGTTCCGGTCTTTCCTCTTATAGATCCCCTGGATTCATATTATTTATTGAACCCAGATGGTGATCTTAGTAGAACACAGGTTGAATTTGAGAATTGGTTCAAAAATCAAGACATAATAGAG GGAAGAATTGGAACTGTGCCCACAGTTGAGGAACTCTCTCTTGCCTTAAAAGGCCACGACCTCTTCATCTATTTTGGTCATGGAAGTG GTACACAATACATCCCCGGGCACGAGATTCAGAAATTGGACGGTTGCGCTGCCACTCTACTTCTGGGATGCAGCAGCGGATCCCTTTACCTCAAAGGATCCTACATGCCTCAAGGGGCTCCACTCTCTTACATACTGGCAGGCTCTCCTGTTATTGTTGCCAATCTGTGGGAGGTTACGGATAAAGACATCGACAGGTTTGGGAAGGCGATGCTCAACGCGTGGTTGAGAGAGCGATCAGCAGCTTCATCCGAGTGTGCACAATGTATGCCCACAAAATGTATTCATAGACCAAGGATTGCTTCATTTATGGCTCAAGCTCGAGATGCTTGCACTCTTGGTTTTCTCATTGGAGCATCACCAGTTTGTTATGGTGTTCCAACAGggataataaaaagaaaagccTTATag